Proteins encoded within one genomic window of Kibdelosporangium phytohabitans:
- a CDS encoding acetylxylan esterase, whose product MTDFDEYWRAVDEELATLPVRPVADYVPSRSTELFTAYDVRLTSIGPYRIFGYLSVPTGTARPGRAGNLASRHGNQAPHYRDRLRYVTFTVMHRGQWLADVPFKAAYPGLAMLGIEDPATDIYRAIVADCLRGAESCSATNSPTLSGPVSPVTIWH is encoded by the coding sequence ATGACTGACTTCGACGAGTACTGGCGTGCGGTCGACGAGGAACTCGCGACGCTGCCCGTCCGGCCGGTCGCCGACTACGTCCCGTCCAGGTCGACGGAGCTGTTCACCGCCTACGACGTGCGGCTGACCAGCATCGGGCCGTACCGGATCTTCGGCTACCTCAGCGTGCCCACCGGGACGGCCCGTCCCGGCCGTGCTGGAAACCTCGCGTCACGGCACGGCAACCAGGCGCCGCATTACCGGGACCGCCTGCGGTACGTCACTTTCACGGTGATGCACCGCGGCCAGTGGCTGGCTGACGTCCCGTTCAAGGCGGCCTACCCGGGACTTGCCATGCTGGGGATCGAGGACCCGGCGACGGACATCTACCGCGCGATCGTGGCCGATTGCCTGCGTGGCGCGGAGTCCTGCTCGGCCACGAACTCGCCGACCCTGTCAGGGCCGGTGTCACCGGTGACGATCTGGCACTGA
- a CDS encoding acetylxylan esterase yields the protein MKVGLEGDVCLPENGFAVYRALGGPKEMHAYPRCAHHAGLLWVMPKVADFLDQHLSPEKRDD from the coding sequence GTGAAGGTCGGACTGGAGGGCGACGTCTGCCTGCCGGAGAACGGGTTCGCGGTCTACAGGGCGCTCGGCGGCCCCAAGGAGATGCACGCGTACCCGCGCTGCGCGCACCACGCGGGCCTGCTCTGGGTGATGCCGAAGGTGGCGGACTTCCTCGACCAGCACCTGTCCCCGGAGAAGCGCGATGACTGA